The Xenopus laevis strain J_2021 chromosome 5L, Xenopus_laevis_v10.1, whole genome shotgun sequence genome has a segment encoding these proteins:
- the LOC121393683 gene encoding uncharacterized protein LOC121393683, with protein sequence MSERSIKTRSRVSHSSRLSNRSQVSDAALFRAEAAAALAQLTFTGKETELKLEKTRLEAMMEADKARLAAEKEAEKARLEVEAKLQMARLEASIEILNLRKTVAIANAKADALDAVLDTTEQASQKFTMQPDVKPETAMQRTKEYVLKHSQEYSPSMPSLEKLSEYRDSDVIPSFEQNHSIPLQNIPLQCDYNVPVVTSTPPPDGALLQEQKDFKQLYPVDVKTPAARYYNDIQRTLPVTNKYSYPPVTQPVVPDRGSHSPEGAYQYTPDVKPALPIKPDSDQLSGNRQMSDLVRFMARREMITSGLVQFDEKPENYRAWKASFKNAIEDLHLSYKEETDLLVKWLGPESSRQVKGIRAVYVNDSCKGLQMSWQRLNEDYGAPEKIEKSLWDRIDNFGNIFERECSKKLREFSDLVIELLAAKMKVAF encoded by the coding sequence ATGTCCGAACGATCAATCAAGACCAGATCTAGGGTGTCACATTCATCCAGACTCTCAAACCGCTCCCAGGTGTCTGACGCTGCGCTTTTCCGTGCAGAAGCTGCCGCTGCACTAGCTCAACTCACATTTACTGGGAAGGAAACTGAGCTAAAATTAGAGAAGACACGCTTAGAGGCTATGATGGAGGCAGACAAGGCTCGTCTGGCAGCTGAGAAAGAGGCAGAGAAGGCAAGGTTAGAAGTGGAGGCAAAGCTTCAAATGGCACGCTTAGAAGCTTCAATAGAGATTCTTAATTTACGTAAGACGGTGGCAATTGCGAATGCCAAGGCAGATGCATTAGATGCAGTTCTCGACACTACAGAACAAGCAAGTCAGAAATTCACTATGCAGCCTGATGTAAAACCAGAAACTGCTATGCAACGTACTAAAGAATATGTGCTGAAACATTCACAGGAGTACAGTCCATCAATGCCAAGCCTAGAAAAGCTTAGTGAATACAGAGACAGTGATGTTATCCCATCATTTGAGCAAAATCATAGTATACCtctccagaacattcctttgcAATGTGACTACAATGTGCCCGTAGTTACCTCTACCCCACCACCAGATGGTGCTCTGTTACAAGAACAAAAGGATTTCAAACAATTGTATCCTGTTGATGTGAAAACTCCTGCAGCCAGATACTATAATGACATTCAGAGGACTTTACCTGTTACTAATAAATACAGCTATCCTCCTGTTACACAACCAGTGGTTCCTGATAGAGGCAGTCATTCTCCAGAGGGAGCATACCAGTACACACCAGATGTGAAGCCAGCGCTTCCTATTAAGCCTGATTCAGACCAACTTTCTGGCAATCGGCAGATGTCAGACTTAGTGAGATTTATGGCACGCAGAGAAATGATAACATCAGGCCTTGTTCAGTTTGATGAGAAGCCAGAAAACTACAGGGCTTGGAAGGCGTCATTCAAAAATGCTATAGAGGATCTACACCTTTCATACAAAGAAGAAACAGATCTCCTAGTGAAGTGGCTAGGTCCAGAGTCCAGCAGACAAGTGAAAGGCATTCGGGCAGTATATGTCAATGATTCTTGTAAAGGACTACAGATGTCATGGCAAAGGTTGAACGAAGATTATGGAGCTCCAGAGAAGATAGAAAAATCCCTGTGGGACAGGATTGACAACTTTGGGAATATCTTTGAAAGAGAGTGCAGCAAGAAACTTAGAGAATTCAGTGATCTGGTAATAGAACTGTTGGCAGCAAAAATGAAGGTTGCTTTCTAG